One Halostagnicola kamekurae DNA segment encodes these proteins:
- the gatC gene encoding Asp-tRNA(Asn)/Glu-tRNA(Gln) amidotransferase subunit GatC — MSDDAVTPEDVRHVASLARVDLADDEIEQFTGQFADILEYFETLDEVPSVDQDAELTNVMEPDEVRDSLDRESALENAPETEDGYFKGPNVS, encoded by the coding sequence GCCGTTACGCCCGAGGACGTTCGCCACGTCGCGTCGCTGGCCCGGGTCGATCTCGCGGACGACGAGATCGAGCAGTTCACCGGCCAGTTCGCGGACATCCTCGAGTACTTCGAGACCCTAGACGAGGTTCCGTCGGTCGACCAGGACGCCGAACTCACGAACGTCATGGAACCCGACGAGGTTCGCGACTCGCTCGACCGCGAGTCGGCGCTCGAGAACGCCCCCGAAACCGAAGACGGCTACTTCAAAGGCCCGAACGTCTCCTGA
- the gatA gene encoding Asp-tRNA(Asn)/Glu-tRNA(Gln) amidotransferase subunit GatA — protein sequence MSENIFITEETLEGDEDGPLAGTTVAVKDNISTDGVRTTCGSKMLEDYVPPYDATVVSRLKDAGATIVGKTNMDEFGMGTTTETSFFGSTDNPAAPGHVPGGSSGGSAAAVAAGEADLALGSDTGGSIRCPAAFCGVVGIKPTYGLVSRYGLVAYGNSLEQIGPFGSSVEDAASLLDVIAGPDGRDATTREPPRADGAADSSYAAAADGDVDGLTIGVPTELLEGADEGVVETFWDAIDDLEDQGATYEEVSLPSVEHAVEAYYVIAMSEASSNLARFDGVRYGHAAGEKGENDNWNEAFSKARQEGFGDEVKRRILLGTYALSAGYHDKYYKKAQDARAWVKQDFDEALSNADVLASPTMPVPPFELGESLEDPLTMYLADANTVPVNLANLPAISVPAGETDGLPVGIQLVGPAFGEREIIRAGSALE from the coding sequence ATGTCCGAGAATATCTTCATCACCGAGGAGACCCTCGAGGGCGACGAGGACGGCCCGCTGGCCGGAACGACGGTCGCCGTCAAGGACAACATCTCGACCGACGGCGTTCGGACCACCTGCGGGTCAAAGATGCTGGAGGACTACGTCCCGCCCTACGATGCGACGGTCGTCTCCCGGCTCAAAGACGCCGGCGCGACCATCGTCGGCAAGACGAACATGGACGAGTTCGGGATGGGAACGACGACCGAAACCTCGTTTTTCGGCTCCACGGACAACCCCGCCGCGCCCGGTCACGTTCCCGGCGGCTCCTCCGGTGGCTCGGCCGCCGCGGTCGCCGCGGGCGAGGCCGACCTCGCGCTCGGGTCCGATACCGGCGGCTCGATCCGCTGTCCCGCCGCCTTCTGCGGCGTCGTCGGCATCAAGCCGACCTACGGACTGGTCTCCCGGTACGGGCTGGTCGCCTACGGCAACAGTTTAGAGCAGATCGGCCCCTTCGGCTCGAGCGTCGAGGACGCCGCCTCGCTGCTCGACGTCATTGCCGGTCCCGACGGCCGGGACGCGACGACTCGAGAACCGCCACGTGCCGACGGCGCTGCCGACAGCTCCTACGCCGCGGCGGCCGACGGCGACGTCGACGGATTGACCATCGGCGTCCCCACGGAACTGCTCGAGGGCGCAGACGAGGGCGTCGTCGAAACGTTCTGGGACGCCATCGACGACCTCGAGGACCAGGGCGCGACGTACGAGGAAGTCAGCCTGCCGTCGGTCGAACACGCCGTCGAGGCCTACTACGTGATTGCGATGTCGGAAGCCTCCTCGAACCTCGCGCGGTTCGACGGCGTCCGGTACGGCCACGCCGCCGGCGAGAAGGGCGAGAACGACAACTGGAACGAGGCCTTCTCGAAGGCGCGACAGGAAGGGTTCGGCGACGAAGTCAAACGCCGAATCCTGCTCGGAACGTACGCCCTCTCGGCGGGGTATCACGACAAGTACTACAAGAAGGCACAGGACGCCAGAGCGTGGGTCAAACAGGACTTCGACGAGGCGCTCTCGAACGCCGACGTGCTCGCCTCGCCGACGATGCCCGTGCCGCCGTTCGAACTCGGCGAGAGCCTCGAGGACCCGTTGACGATGTACCTCGCGGACGCCAACACGGTGCCGGTGAACCTCGCGAACCTGCCCGCGATCTCGGTGCCGGCGGGCGAGACCGACGGGCTCCCGGTTGGGATCCAACTCGTCGGACCAGCCTTCGGCGAGCGCGAGATTATCCGGGCCGGCAGCGCGCTCGAGTAA
- a CDS encoding helix-turn-helix transcriptional regulator: MSVSSAEAELSADERAGLELVRETGGIHQSDFWKELDVSSRKGSRIIESLVEKELVDREDTVYNGHNTYYITPTARDLDFRLLMAGDMLSPFIGEEEVDPNSDAFSQWIMNLAYQD; this comes from the coding sequence GTGAGCGTCTCGAGCGCCGAAGCCGAACTCTCCGCGGACGAACGGGCGGGACTCGAACTCGTCAGGGAGACGGGCGGGATTCACCAGAGCGACTTCTGGAAGGAACTGGATGTCTCCTCGCGGAAGGGAAGCCGGATCATCGAATCGCTCGTCGAAAAGGAACTCGTCGATCGCGAGGATACGGTGTACAACGGGCACAACACCTACTACATCACGCCGACCGCTCGAGATCTGGACTTCCGACTCCTGATGGCCGGCGACATGCTCTCGCCGTTCATCGGCGAGGAGGAGGTAGACCCCAACAGCGACGCCTTCTCGCAGTGGATCATGAACCTCGCGTATCAGGACTGA
- a CDS encoding NRDE family protein yields the protein MCTLTLAWQVFDDAPVAVAANRDEALERPSSPPDVYREEPLVIAPRDTDAGGTWIGYNEHGVFAGITNRWTGAELAGDRSRGLLVGDVLEAESATEAARTIEATTDEHEYDGFNLVVADAERAFCDTWDGRLERREFEPGVHVVVNVAVDDLVDVPPTRPDAARAQAANARAVREELAVDSTESVDEWLERAGDVLGDHEYGVCIHRDGFGTRSSSIIALGESPTYRFADGPPCRTPYEDVSLDRERDGPSGDREGHI from the coding sequence GTGTGTACGCTGACACTCGCCTGGCAGGTCTTCGACGACGCGCCCGTCGCCGTCGCGGCGAACAGGGACGAAGCCCTCGAGCGGCCCTCGAGCCCACCCGACGTCTACCGCGAGGAGCCGCTGGTGATCGCCCCGCGGGATACCGACGCCGGCGGGACCTGGATCGGGTACAACGAGCACGGCGTCTTCGCCGGAATCACGAACCGCTGGACCGGCGCGGAGCTGGCCGGCGACCGATCTCGAGGACTGCTGGTCGGGGACGTGCTCGAGGCCGAATCGGCGACCGAAGCGGCGCGGACGATCGAGGCAACGACAGACGAGCACGAGTACGACGGGTTCAACCTCGTCGTCGCCGACGCCGAGCGAGCGTTCTGTGACACGTGGGACGGCCGACTCGAGCGCCGCGAGTTCGAACCGGGCGTCCACGTCGTGGTCAACGTCGCCGTCGACGACCTCGTCGACGTACCGCCGACCCGTCCGGACGCGGCTCGAGCGCAGGCGGCCAACGCCCGAGCGGTTCGCGAGGAACTCGCGGTGGACTCGACAGAATCCGTCGACGAGTGGCTCGAGCGCGCCGGTGACGTGCTGGGCGATCACGAGTACGGCGTCTGCATCCACCGGGACGGGTTCGGCACGCGGTCGTCCTCGATCATCGCCCTCGGCGAGTCCCCGACCTATAGGTTCGCGGACGGACCGCCGTGTCGGACGCCCTACGAGGACGTGTCCCTCGACCGTGAGAGAGACGGCCCCAGCGGCGACCGCGAAGGCCACATTTAA
- a CDS encoding class I adenylate-forming enzyme family protein, with the protein MRSTADWPTRDPLTHRRETSPERTAVIDVESDERWSYREFDRRVDRLASALESALETPRLESSDDTGASSDRVAVLMETRPAFASLVFAAMRTGRVLVPLNVRETPSELASKLERTDPDAVICEAETESLAASSTDRPIFSVDRPSDSTPEPVGSLSQEDGGAAAAPDPVSLERDDPFLIMFTSGTSGEPKGVRLTVGNLLASATASAFRLGVLPSDRWLCCLPMYHMGGLAPVVRSALYGTALVVQRDFDPVETARVVEEYDVTGVSLVPTMLTRMLEAGWREPDSLRFVLLGGAPASNELLERARGAGVPAYPTYGMTEAASQISTATPEQARSHEGTVGQPLVVTDVTVVGDDGTPLAPGESGEIVVSGPTVTPGYLEAGHTDAAFGAHGLHTGDIGYRDREGRLWVLNRRSDRIVTGGENVDPGEVVDVLRAHPQVDETAVVGLSDPEWGERVGALVVPTEPAAVTADDLLEFCDGRLAGFKRPKTIGFADELPRTASGTVDREVVRELLRDEGTDVASLE; encoded by the coding sequence ATGCGTTCGACCGCCGACTGGCCGACGAGGGATCCGTTGACACATCGCCGAGAAACGTCCCCCGAGCGGACCGCCGTGATCGACGTCGAGAGCGACGAGCGCTGGAGCTACCGCGAGTTCGACCGCCGCGTCGATCGACTCGCGAGCGCGCTCGAGTCGGCCCTCGAGACACCTCGTCTCGAGAGTTCCGACGACACTGGTGCATCATCGGACCGCGTCGCCGTGCTGATGGAGACCCGCCCCGCGTTCGCGAGCCTCGTCTTCGCCGCGATGCGAACCGGCCGCGTCCTCGTGCCGCTGAACGTCCGGGAAACGCCGTCCGAACTGGCGTCGAAACTCGAGCGGACGGACCCCGACGCCGTGATCTGCGAAGCGGAGACGGAATCGCTGGCGGCCTCGAGCACCGACCGTCCGATCTTCTCCGTCGATAGGCCGTCCGATTCGACGCCGGAGCCTGTTGGCTCGCTCTCTCAGGAGGACGGTGGGGCCGCGGCGGCTCCCGACCCGGTTTCGCTCGAGCGCGACGACCCATTTTTGATCATGTTCACCTCCGGAACATCCGGCGAGCCGAAGGGTGTTCGGCTGACGGTTGGGAACCTCCTCGCGAGCGCGACCGCGTCGGCGTTCCGCCTCGGCGTCCTCCCCTCGGATCGCTGGCTCTGCTGTCTGCCGATGTACCACATGGGCGGGCTCGCGCCCGTCGTTCGGTCGGCGCTCTACGGGACGGCGCTCGTCGTCCAGCGCGACTTCGATCCGGTGGAAACCGCTCGAGTCGTCGAGGAATACGACGTCACCGGCGTCTCGCTCGTCCCGACGATGCTCACGCGCATGCTCGAGGCGGGCTGGCGCGAGCCGGATTCGCTCCGGTTCGTCCTGCTCGGCGGCGCGCCGGCCTCGAACGAACTGCTCGAGCGGGCGCGCGGGGCCGGCGTTCCCGCCTATCCGACCTACGGGATGACTGAGGCGGCGTCCCAGATCTCGACGGCGACGCCAGAACAGGCGCGCTCGCACGAGGGAACCGTCGGTCAGCCGCTCGTCGTGACCGACGTAACCGTCGTCGGCGACGATGGGACGCCGCTCGCGCCCGGCGAGTCCGGCGAGATCGTCGTCTCCGGACCGACGGTGACACCGGGCTATCTCGAGGCGGGCCACACCGACGCGGCGTTCGGAGCGCACGGACTCCACACCGGCGATATCGGCTACCGAGATCGGGAGGGGCGACTCTGGGTGTTGAACCGGCGGAGCGACCGCATCGTAACCGGCGGGGAGAACGTCGATCCCGGCGAGGTCGTAGACGTCCTTCGAGCCCACCCGCAGGTCGACGAAACCGCGGTCGTCGGCCTGTCGGACCCCGAATGGGGCGAGCGCGTCGGTGCGCTCGTCGTCCCCACCGAACCGGCTGCGGTGACGGCTGACGACCTGCTCGAGTTCTGCGACGGCCGGCTCGCCGGCTTCAAGCGGCCGAAGACGATCGGCTTCGCGGACGAACTCCCGCGGACGGCCTCGGGGACCGTCGACCGCGAGGTCGTCCGGGAGCTCCTCCGGGATGAGGGAACGGACGTGGCGTCCCTCGAGTAG
- the menC gene encoding o-succinylbenzoate synthase, with translation MTPTLSLRRFSLPLESPLETAHGRIDEREGFLVKLTDGDAVGYGEATPLPGWTESLEACEDALERAKETISEAGLSGAIEEVDDRVAARHGLTLAVADLRSAREATPLYQHLGDDALVGRVPVNTTIGDGTPKETADAVESAVSRGFDCCKLKVGVRSVETDVERVRRARDAAGPEVELRADANGSWTVEEAESAIDGFADHGVSILEQPLPAGALSGHAALRGRGVDIALDEGLLEHGVDAICEAGAADAIVLKPMALGGIDVAQQITAWVQELEITPIVTTTIDAVVARTGAVHLAASVPELPACGLATGELLAEDLARDPVLFENGSAVVPQAKGLGVSGL, from the coding sequence ATGACGCCGACGCTCTCGCTTCGGCGCTTTTCGCTCCCGCTCGAGTCGCCGCTCGAGACCGCTCACGGGCGGATCGACGAGCGCGAGGGATTCCTCGTGAAGCTGACCGACGGCGACGCGGTCGGCTACGGCGAGGCGACCCCGCTCCCGGGATGGACGGAGTCGCTCGAGGCGTGCGAAGACGCCCTCGAGCGGGCGAAAGAGACGATCTCCGAGGCGGGGCTGAGCGGGGCGATCGAGGAAGTCGACGACCGCGTCGCCGCCCGGCACGGCCTGACGCTCGCGGTCGCAGATCTCAGGTCCGCTCGCGAGGCGACGCCGCTGTACCAGCACCTCGGCGACGATGCACTCGTTGGCCGGGTCCCAGTCAATACGACGATCGGCGACGGAACGCCGAAAGAGACCGCCGATGCGGTCGAATCCGCCGTTTCTCGCGGGTTCGACTGCTGTAAACTCAAAGTCGGCGTCCGTTCGGTCGAGACAGACGTCGAACGCGTTCGGCGCGCTCGAGACGCAGCGGGGCCGGAGGTCGAACTCCGAGCCGACGCGAACGGTTCCTGGACCGTCGAGGAAGCCGAGTCTGCGATCGACGGGTTCGCCGACCACGGCGTTTCGATCCTCGAGCAGCCGCTTCCGGCTGGCGCGCTCTCCGGACACGCGGCGTTGCGCGGCCGGGGCGTCGATATCGCGCTCGACGAGGGGCTGCTCGAGCACGGCGTCGACGCGATCTGTGAGGCCGGCGCTGCCGATGCGATCGTCCTGAAGCCGATGGCGTTAGGGGGGATCGACGTAGCACAACAGATCACCGCGTGGGTGCAGGAACTCGAGATAACCCCCATCGTGACGACGACGATCGACGCCGTCGTCGCCCGGACGGGTGCCGTCCACCTCGCCGCGTCGGTGCCGGAGCTGCCGGCCTGCGGGCTCGCGACGGGCGAGTTGCTCGCCGAGGATCTGGCGCGCGATCCCGTCCTCTTCGAGAACGGGTCGGCGGTCGTCCCGCAGGCGAAGGGTCTTGGGGTTTCGGGCCTCTGA
- a CDS encoding 1,4-dihydroxy-2-naphthoate polyprenyltransferase → MSTAAVSRTKAWVMAARPQTLPAAAAPVIVGVGLALEAGVFEPLPALLAFVGAALIQVGTNFANDYYDAKKGADTDDREGFTRVTQSGLIEPDQVKLATIATFALAILVGTYLVYVGGLPILVVGLVSVFCGWAYTGGPYPLGYHGLGDLFVFLFFGVVAVMGTFYVQAATHLADPLTTSIPDGTVTTTAFIASLPVACLSTAILVVNNVRDRETDRETGKYTLAVRLGYGWSRVEFVALLAVAFAIPIWFWLAADFGPAVLLPLLTIPYAAMITRTMLTRTDGKALNPALESTGKLLTIFSILFAAGLVLG, encoded by the coding sequence ATGAGTACGGCAGCGGTTTCGCGGACGAAAGCCTGGGTGATGGCCGCGCGGCCCCAGACGTTGCCGGCGGCCGCAGCGCCGGTCATCGTGGGCGTCGGCCTCGCGCTCGAGGCGGGCGTCTTCGAGCCACTTCCGGCGCTGCTTGCGTTCGTTGGAGCGGCGCTGATCCAGGTGGGGACGAACTTCGCGAACGACTACTACGACGCCAAGAAGGGGGCGGACACCGACGACCGCGAGGGGTTCACTCGAGTGACCCAGTCGGGGCTGATCGAGCCCGATCAAGTCAAACTCGCGACGATTGCGACGTTCGCGCTCGCGATCCTCGTCGGGACGTACCTGGTCTACGTCGGCGGCCTCCCAATCCTCGTCGTCGGCCTCGTGAGTGTCTTCTGCGGCTGGGCGTACACGGGCGGCCCCTACCCGCTCGGCTACCACGGACTCGGGGATCTGTTCGTTTTCCTCTTCTTCGGCGTCGTCGCTGTGATGGGAACCTTCTACGTGCAGGCGGCCACGCACCTCGCGGATCCGCTGACGACCTCGATACCGGACGGGACGGTTACGACGACCGCCTTTATCGCGAGTTTGCCGGTCGCCTGCCTCTCGACGGCGATCCTCGTGGTAAACAACGTTCGAGATCGGGAGACCGACCGCGAGACGGGTAAGTACACCCTCGCGGTCCGGCTCGGCTACGGCTGGAGTCGCGTCGAGTTCGTCGCGCTGCTGGCCGTCGCCTTCGCGATTCCGATCTGGTTCTGGCTCGCGGCGGATTTCGGACCGGCGGTCTTGCTGCCGCTGCTGACGATTCCCTACGCCGCGATGATCACACGGACGATGCTCACGCGAACCGATGGAAAGGCGCTCAATCCAGCGCTCGAGAGCACGGGCAAACTGCTCACGATCTTCTCAATCCTCTTCGCGGCGGGGCTGGTGCTCGGATGA
- a CDS encoding 1,4-dihydroxy-2-naphthoyl-CoA synthase, producing MVSDHFDPERWEPIEEFDFRDLTYHRAVDSGTVRIAFDRPEVRNAFRPGTVDELYDALEHAKRQTDVGCILLTGNGPSPEDGGWAFCSGGDQTIRGEDGYQYEGDEERASEQGRLHILEVQRLIRHIPKVVVCVVPGWAVGGGHSLHVVCDLTLASEEHAKFLQTDPDVASYDAGFGSAYLAKQIGQKKAREVFFLGKTYSAEEAEEMGMVNEVVPHEELEETALEWGERINAKSPTAMRMLKYGFNMADDGLVGQQVFAGEATRLGYMTDEAEEGRDAFVEGREPDFSEFPWQY from the coding sequence ATGGTTTCAGATCACTTCGACCCCGAGCGGTGGGAACCGATCGAGGAGTTCGACTTCCGCGATCTCACCTACCATCGGGCTGTCGACTCCGGAACCGTCCGGATCGCGTTCGACCGGCCCGAAGTCCGCAACGCGTTTCGACCCGGGACCGTCGACGAACTCTACGACGCACTCGAGCACGCCAAACGACAAACCGACGTCGGCTGTATTCTGCTGACCGGGAACGGCCCCTCTCCCGAGGACGGCGGCTGGGCGTTCTGTTCGGGCGGCGACCAGACGATTCGGGGCGAGGACGGCTACCAGTACGAGGGCGACGAGGAACGCGCCTCGGAGCAGGGTCGCCTGCACATCCTCGAGGTCCAGCGACTCATCCGGCATATTCCGAAGGTCGTGGTCTGCGTGGTCCCCGGCTGGGCCGTCGGCGGCGGGCACTCCCTGCACGTCGTCTGCGACCTCACGCTGGCCAGCGAGGAACACGCGAAGTTCCTGCAGACCGATCCCGACGTGGCGAGCTACGACGCCGGGTTCGGCTCGGCCTACCTCGCGAAACAGATCGGGCAGAAGAAAGCTCGAGAGGTCTTCTTCCTCGGGAAGACCTACTCCGCCGAAGAGGCCGAGGAGATGGGGATGGTCAACGAGGTCGTCCCACACGAGGAGCTAGAGGAGACGGCCCTCGAGTGGGGCGAGCGCATCAACGCCAAGAGCCCGACGGCGATGCGGATGCTCAAGTACGGCTTCAACATGGCCGACGACGGGCTGGTGGGCCAGCAGGTCTTCGCCGGCGAAGCGACTCGACTCGGGTACATGACCGACGAGGCCGAGGAGGGACGCGACGCGTTCGTCGAGGGGCGAGAGCCGGACTTTTCGGAGTTCCCCTGGCAGTACTAA
- the menD gene encoding 2-succinyl-5-enolpyruvyl-6-hydroxy-3-cyclohexene-1-carboxylic-acid synthase — MTGAPNESTLWARMLVDELAAGGLEAVCIAPGSRSTPLTVAFARHPDIEVFSHLDERSAAFFALGRGRRTGEPTALVCTSGTAAANFHPAVIEANQARVPLLVLTADRPPELRDSGANQTVDQVKLYGDAVRWYAELPEPRAERRRARSLRTTAARALATTTGTPAGPVHLNCPFQKPLEPTKVSESIPQSFAGTPAESGRDGPYVRTTQGRMTPDLADCQTIARELESAARPLVVAGPTDPANFSSDDSRGVDPAVVMTLARAVDAPVLADPLSGLRFGSHLEDSNDGPTVCGGYDTYVKTLPAPDVVLRFGASPTSKPLRQYLADSSARQFLVDPAAEWREATFAATDLIGAEPTAVFDGVLEELANSAGRETTEEAWPERFATAEQTHWRVHEGPVDPGSETTEPLEGSILSTVFSDAPDPASIFVSNSMPIRDADRFGRPRAAALTVLANRGASGIDGITSTALGAGSATEDPLVLVTGDLAFYHDSNGLLAIERCDVDATIVVLDNDGGGIFHMLPIEEFDPPFTDQFKTPHGLEFEPLGELYGLEFETVDPENFAARYRESVRSEGTQVLHLEFDAEASHRRREALAERVRDRL; from the coding sequence ATGACGGGCGCACCGAATGAATCGACGCTGTGGGCGCGCATGCTCGTCGACGAGTTAGCGGCGGGCGGACTCGAGGCGGTCTGTATCGCGCCCGGAAGTCGATCGACGCCGCTGACGGTCGCGTTCGCCCGCCATCCCGATATCGAGGTCTTCTCGCATCTGGACGAGCGATCGGCGGCGTTTTTCGCGCTCGGGCGAGGCCGACGAACCGGCGAGCCGACCGCGCTGGTCTGTACCTCCGGGACCGCGGCCGCGAACTTCCACCCGGCCGTCATCGAGGCGAATCAGGCGCGCGTCCCGCTGCTCGTTCTGACGGCGGATCGCCCACCGGAACTGCGAGATAGCGGGGCGAACCAGACCGTCGACCAGGTCAAACTCTACGGCGACGCAGTTCGGTGGTACGCGGAACTTCCCGAACCGAGGGCCGAACGTCGACGCGCGCGTTCGCTTCGAACGACGGCGGCTCGAGCGCTCGCGACGACGACCGGCACGCCGGCCGGCCCGGTGCATCTGAACTGTCCGTTCCAGAAACCGCTCGAGCCGACCAAGGTATCGGAGTCGATCCCCCAGTCCTTCGCCGGGACGCCGGCCGAAAGCGGTCGAGACGGGCCGTACGTCCGGACCACTCAGGGGCGAATGACGCCCGATCTGGCGGACTGCCAGACGATCGCGCGGGAACTCGAGAGCGCAGCGCGGCCGTTGGTCGTCGCCGGCCCGACGGATCCGGCCAACTTCTCGAGCGACGATTCTCGCGGCGTCGACCCGGCAGTAGTCATGACGCTCGCGCGGGCGGTCGACGCGCCAGTACTCGCAGATCCGCTTTCGGGGCTTCGGTTCGGCTCGCACCTCGAGGATTCCAATGACGGCCCGACCGTCTGTGGCGGCTACGATACGTACGTGAAGACGCTGCCGGCACCCGACGTCGTCCTCCGGTTCGGTGCGTCGCCGACGTCAAAGCCGCTCCGGCAGTATCTTGCCGACAGTTCGGCGCGGCAGTTCCTCGTCGATCCCGCCGCGGAGTGGAGAGAAGCAACGTTCGCCGCGACCGATCTGATCGGCGCGGAACCGACGGCGGTCTTCGACGGGGTACTCGAGGAACTCGCGAATAGCGCCGGACGAGAAACGACCGAGGAAGCGTGGCCCGAGCGGTTCGCGACCGCGGAGCAAACGCACTGGCGAGTTCACGAAGGACCGGTGGACCCGGGGAGCGAGACGACCGAACCGCTCGAGGGCTCGATCCTCTCGACGGTCTTTTCCGACGCGCCGGATCCGGCCTCGATCTTCGTCTCGAACAGCATGCCGATCCGGGACGCGGATCGGTTCGGGCGGCCGCGGGCGGCGGCGCTGACGGTGCTCGCAAATCGAGGTGCGAGCGGGATCGACGGTATCACCAGCACGGCGCTGGGTGCGGGAAGCGCGACCGAGGACCCGCTGGTGCTCGTGACCGGCGATCTGGCGTTCTATCACGACTCGAACGGGCTGCTCGCGATCGAGCGCTGCGACGTGGACGCGACGATCGTCGTCCTCGACAACGACGGCGGCGGCATCTTCCACATGCTCCCCATCGAGGAGTTCGACCCGCCCTTTACCGACCAGTTCAAGACGCCCCACGGCCTCGAGTTCGAGCCGCTGGGGGAGCTCTACGGCCTCGAGTTCGAGACTGTCGACCCCGAGAACTTCGCGGCTCGATACCGGGAGTCGGTCCGAAGCGAGGGCACGCAGGTGCTCCACCTCGAGTTCGACGCGGAGGCGAGTCACCGACGGCGCGAAGCGCTCGCAGAGCGCGTTCGAGATCGTCTGTAG
- a CDS encoding isochorismate synthase, whose product MERPSGGREVTGTLERDASAYYSASRELEEVSFGAIVDAEGKPRLQWAAPDGLEVAGTGVAKRFRASGPERFDELRSDAGQAFDTLEFDGPEIARPRAFGGLSFHDGHEPTGPWEGFDAASFVIPAVQVTRSDDGVWLTATATSEDEVAERLERAHARFEELPAMRPSGNGPGVDRTDRSTTPAEWTEQVETALDRIERGELIKVVLAQSLTASLDGTVDVPATLERLRRTYPNCYRFSFAHETGGTFFGTPPERLVAKRGRTVETEALAGSAPRGDDPAADDEFAETLRDSEKVGHEHGLVAEAIREQLDPLAESVTASERTVRRLATIQHLRTPITATLEGDRHVLEIVEALHPTPAVGGVPPSAAWETIRSTESFDRGWYAAPVGWFDGNGDGEFAVGIRSAVTADRSVTLFAGNGIVADSDPADEWDEVQLKFRPILDELQ is encoded by the coding sequence ATGGAGCGACCGTCGGGTGGACGGGAGGTAACAGGAACGCTCGAGCGAGACGCATCCGCATATTACAGCGCGAGCCGCGAACTCGAGGAGGTCTCGTTCGGTGCCATAGTTGACGCGGAAGGCAAGCCGCGCCTCCAGTGGGCGGCTCCCGACGGACTCGAAGTCGCCGGAACTGGCGTCGCGAAACGATTTCGAGCGAGCGGGCCGGAGAGATTCGACGAACTTCGATCCGACGCGGGGCAGGCGTTCGACACCCTTGAGTTCGACGGGCCGGAAATCGCTCGACCACGAGCGTTCGGCGGCCTCTCCTTTCACGACGGTCACGAACCGACCGGCCCGTGGGAAGGATTCGACGCGGCATCGTTTGTCATCCCCGCCGTTCAGGTTACGCGAAGCGATGACGGCGTCTGGCTCACGGCGACCGCCACGAGCGAAGATGAGGTGGCAGAACGCCTCGAGCGGGCCCACGCGCGGTTCGAGGAACTCCCCGCGATGCGCCCGAGCGGAAACGGTCCCGGCGTCGATCGGACCGATCGTTCGACCACGCCGGCGGAGTGGACGGAGCAGGTCGAGACCGCGCTGGATCGGATCGAGCGGGGCGAGCTCATCAAAGTCGTCCTCGCACAGTCGCTGACGGCGAGCCTCGACGGGACGGTCGACGTCCCGGCGACGCTCGAGCGGTTGCGCCGCACGTACCCGAACTGCTATCGGTTTTCCTTCGCCCACGAGACGGGCGGGACCTTCTTCGGGACGCCGCCCGAGCGACTCGTCGCGAAGCGGGGCCGAACGGTCGAAACGGAGGCGCTGGCTGGATCGGCACCGCGAGGCGACGACCCCGCGGCCGACGACGAGTTCGCCGAAACGTTACGAGACAGCGAGAAAGTCGGGCACGAACACGGGCTGGTCGCCGAGGCGATCCGCGAACAGCTCGATCCGCTGGCCGAGTCGGTGACGGCGTCCGAGCGAACGGTTCGGCGGCTGGCGACGATACAGCACCTGCGGACGCCGATCACGGCGACGCTCGAGGGGGATCGACACGTACTCGAGATCGTCGAGGCGCTCCACCCGACGCCCGCGGTCGGCGGGGTACCGCCGTCGGCGGCTTGGGAGACGATCCGATCGACGGAGTCGTTCGATCGGGGCTGGTACGCCGCGCCCGTCGGCTGGTTCGACGGGAACGGCGACGGCGAGTTCGCGGTCGGGATCCGATCGGCAGTGACCGCCGATCGATCGGTGACGCTCTTTGCGGGCAACGGGATCGTCGCGGACAGCGACCCGGCAGACGAGTGGGACGAAGTACAGCTCAAGTTCCGACCGATTCTCGACGAACTCCAATGA